The proteins below come from a single Acidobacteriota bacterium genomic window:
- the maf gene encoding septum formation inhibitor Maf, with protein sequence MSTSQLVLASASPRRAELLRAAGIEFSVRVADLDETQMPGENPPAYVLRLARAKALAVAQPGELVLGADTTVVVGNESAGKPLDAADARRMLRLLSGAWHEVLTGVALVKDAQVCAELAVTRVKFAPLSAAEIDWYIATHEPFDKAGAYGIQGYASRFVEQIEGSYANVVGLPVQTVYRLLRQLKTDCGLRIAD encoded by the coding sequence TTGAGCACTTCCCAATTAGTTTTGGCTTCGGCCTCGCCGCGCCGCGCCGAATTGTTGCGCGCCGCCGGTATCGAATTTTCGGTGCGCGTCGCCGACCTCGACGAGACCCAAATGCCGGGCGAAAACCCGCCTGCTTACGTGCTGCGCCTGGCGCGCGCAAAGGCGCTGGCCGTAGCGCAGCCCGGTGAACTCGTGCTGGGCGCTGACACCACCGTGGTCGTCGGCAATGAAAGCGCGGGCAAGCCACTGGATGCCGCTGACGCTCGCCGCATGTTACGGCTGCTGAGCGGCGCCTGGCACGAAGTGCTGACGGGTGTGGCGCTGGTCAAAGATGCGCAAGTTTGCGCTGAACTCGCCGTCACGCGCGTCAAGTTCGCGCCGTTAAGCGCCGCCGAAATTGACTGGTACATCGCCACGCACGAACCATTCGACAAAGCTGGCGCGTATGGCATTCAAGGCTACGCCTCACGTTTCGTCGAACAGATTGAGGGTAGTTACGCCAACGTCGTCGGGCTGCCGGTGCAGACGGTCTATCGCCTGTTGCGCCAGTTGAAGACGGATTGCGGATTGCGGATTGCGGATTGA
- the ribA gene encoding GTP cyclohydrolase II: MREEQNRATVGFTVTKEAEAKLPTEFGPFRIVGFRSTTSDEEFVALVKGEINPKTPTLVRIHSQCLTGDVFHSLKCDCGAQLQCAMEMVQAEGAGIIVYQQQEGRGIGIINKIRAYALQDQGADTIEANVQLGLDVDARKYDQCAEIIKLLGAGQVRVMSNNPEKVKALREAGLDVVERVPVEIKPHATSVKYLLTKKEKMGHLLQLNGIF, from the coding sequence GTGAGAGAAGAGCAGAACCGAGCAACAGTTGGGTTCACAGTGACCAAGGAAGCCGAGGCAAAACTGCCCACCGAATTCGGCCCCTTCCGCATTGTGGGCTTCCGCAGTACCACCAGCGATGAAGAGTTCGTCGCGCTTGTCAAAGGCGAAATCAATCCCAAAACACCGACGCTGGTGCGCATTCATTCGCAATGCCTGACCGGCGATGTTTTTCACTCGCTCAAATGCGATTGCGGCGCGCAATTGCAATGCGCGATGGAAATGGTGCAGGCCGAAGGCGCAGGCATCATCGTGTATCAGCAGCAGGAAGGGCGCGGCATCGGCATCATCAACAAGATTCGCGCCTATGCCTTGCAGGATCAGGGCGCCGATACCATCGAAGCCAACGTGCAATTGGGGCTGGATGTGGACGCGCGCAAATACGATCAATGCGCCGAGATCATCAAATTGCTGGGCGCGGGCCAGGTGCGCGTGATGTCGAACAATCCTGAGAAGGTCAAAGCCTTGCGCGAGGCCGGGCTGGATGTGGTCGAGCGCGTGCCGGTCGAGATCAAACCGCATGCAACGTCGGTCAAATACCTGCTGACAAAAAAAGAGAAGATGGGTCACCTGCTGCAACTCAATGGCATTTTTTGA